A part of Myxococcales bacterium genomic DNA contains:
- a CDS encoding MBL fold metallo-hydrolase, translated as MGIVDEPRIVQSENFEILSLATETVPPYTTTNTILYGKNNFWVIDPATKDPHHQEFLIRHIQMRLNKKQKMLGILLSHHHSDHIGAVSLLSSNFKSPILAHKFLCGKVDFSVDRTVEEGEHLALDEKNSLEVIYTPGHAESHVVFFDRSDGCLIAGDMITSRGTILIPPNSGSLKLYLFHLERIASLPIKTIIPAHGEAIVEQPHFFLLNAIKHRLERIEQIYRVLENSQQLIDASDITNTIYQRKIEDRLMFFAQLSVESGLYWLKENNLALQENYRWKLSMHTYTSKEKILLNPLKEINERLRYT; from the coding sequence ATGGGCATCGTAGATGAACCACGCATTGTTCAGAGTGAAAATTTTGAAATACTGTCCTTAGCCACAGAAACAGTACCTCCTTACACGACTACCAATACAATCTTGTATGGAAAAAATAATTTTTGGGTTATTGATCCTGCTACCAAAGATCCCCATCATCAGGAATTTTTAATTCGACATATTCAGATGCGCTTAAATAAAAAGCAAAAGATGTTAGGAATTCTTCTTAGCCATCATCATAGTGACCATATCGGAGCTGTATCCCTTTTAAGCTCTAACTTTAAAAGTCCCATCCTGGCACATAAATTTTTATGCGGCAAAGTTGATTTTTCTGTAGACCGCACGGTAGAAGAAGGTGAGCATTTAGCCCTAGATGAAAAAAATTCTCTAGAGGTAATTTATACTCCGGGCCATGCAGAAAGCCATGTGGTATTTTTTGATCGGAGCGATGGTTGCCTCATTGCTGGGGATATGATCACAAGTCGCGGAACTATTTTGATTCCTCCCAATAGCGGTTCACTTAAATTATATCTTTTTCATCTTGAGCGCATAGCTTCACTGCCAATAAAAACTATAATTCCTGCTCATGGTGAAGCTATCGTAGAACAACCACATTTTTTTTTGCTCAATGCCATTAAACATCGTTTAGAGCGCATAGAACAAATCTATCGCGTACTTGAAAACAGCCAACAGCTCATCGATGCAAGCGATATTACCAACACTATCTACCAAAGAAAAATTGAAGATAGATTGATGTTTTTTGCCCAGCTATCGGTAGAATCGGGCCTTTACTGGCTTAAAGAAAATAATCTTGCATTACAGGAAAACTACCGTTGGAAACTAAGCATGCATACCTATACAAGTAAAGAAAAAATCTTATTGAATCCCTTGAAAGAGATCAATGAGCGATTGCGATACACCTAA
- a CDS encoding fatty acid desaturase, giving the protein MKGIDQIASKKYAGSFAWPTLILALSLAISLIASISLCYLGLIPLWFSSITNFILCYVAFTPLHEAVHNNIRGSFKHLQWIENLVGHLSGTMLLGPFRCFGFLHLSHHAHTNDSAEDPDAWVKGKNFWSVFWRCLTIIPHYYVYFFTSKKSFAKKLFLPTVANFIFLILLIIFLASIFSYKIIFFGWVIPSLLANSALAFFLDYLPHAPHSTQDRYKNTNIIFGKIIYIISMGHSLHIIHHLWPRIPFYRYGQAFNEYAYLIEKNKTPVFYSLTHFFYEIKKHNS; this is encoded by the coding sequence ATGAAAGGTATCGACCAAATTGCTAGCAAAAAATATGCGGGATCATTCGCTTGGCCCACTTTGATATTAGCGCTGAGCTTGGCCATTTCTCTAATAGCCAGCATAAGCCTATGCTACCTTGGCCTTATCCCCCTGTGGTTCTCATCAATCACCAATTTTATTTTATGTTATGTAGCTTTCACACCTCTGCACGAAGCAGTGCATAACAATATCAGAGGCTCATTTAAACATCTGCAGTGGATAGAAAACCTAGTTGGCCATCTCTCTGGAACAATGCTGCTCGGCCCTTTTAGATGTTTTGGCTTTCTTCATTTAAGTCATCATGCTCACACTAATGATAGTGCTGAAGATCCTGACGCATGGGTTAAAGGAAAAAATTTTTGGTCTGTTTTTTGGCGCTGTCTAACGATAATCCCTCACTACTATGTTTATTTCTTCACCAGTAAAAAATCTTTTGCCAAAAAATTATTTTTGCCCACCGTAGCAAATTTTATTTTTCTTATTTTGCTTATTATTTTCTTAGCTTCTATTTTTTCTTACAAAATTATATTTTTTGGATGGGTTATACCTTCACTATTGGCAAATTCAGCTCTAGCATTTTTCCTTGACTATCTACCTCATGCCCCTCATAGCACACAGGATAGATACAAAAACACCAACATAATCTTTGGGAAAATTATTTACATTATCAGTATGGGCCATAGCCTTCATATTATTCATCATCTTTGGCCGCGCATTCCGTTTTATCGTTATGGGCAGGCCTTCAATGAATACGCTTACTTAATAGAAAAAAATAAAACCCCTGTTTTTTATTCGCTCACTCACTTCTTTTATGAAATAAAAAAACATAATTCGTAG
- a CDS encoding DUF11 domain-containing protein has translation MFLSLILFRRTKLVNLIFLLSILHGTFAFSEAVIEVIKRGQPQLPIAGEVFSYSFTLRNIGDEIAENLLFSDTLPAGFHYQQSETPCSVTSTNPDVVECRAAGNAFTAPQYQLAVGEIVTFELLVSIEPQIIGVVSNQATVTLDNATYSVNSFPDDITVQSVSDLKVQKFASKIRAKAGQQFDYLMVVENNGPSTAFHPVIRDTLFMQTVSNAQWVRANGCSLSVRDCGGLTQEFQCNFALATGVFDLATIGATTLHPTGYYDCDGDLPGDPGYEPTVNGRIVMTINLQAYEDGALNNIVEVFAGDNISTDPNPENNIATTVTPFDASSDLQVTKIISSDPGQPWIAGASQVIYQVTVTNLGISRAENVVLKDFLPKGVSIVDISVLNGDTGSCLSGTPGNPEDPILCKLGTLTPTGHPEEGEGDTATKTVEITINVDSDFPIDAKTCGSILNNSAWASSDSMDLDNSNNAAFISALVEGSTADLKVTKFQTSSQEKAGDALTYKILVQNLGPCTARMVTLSDTGIADGNFTIESLNSDRAMSCSPMAPLNTEIQDFYFACTLDQPLEPVPQAPGGGAWTLTMEINADDGITLTNDATLTHMGIDPDLKNNEVLISGDVGALADLAVIKQAEGETDNIPGYDTNWLATQPLPHDVKAGLNLRYTLTVTNNGPSAAVNVLLVDRLPDLLSFVSAPQSTPAGVNCAIAEIENKVTCGIGTLLSEESVAITFIMKVSEDAQNLSILRNEAVVSSDTMDLNNENNYSTSLSRLIGGRTNNHNRGNQANAHAYVDLPPPLVPIVPAPAVVAAAEKAPSSEAARGALDLKQNGLAESAEKGLDSKSALQASGCSTTKGNALNLWMVLLLMGLAKYLNLRCKKLFL, from the coding sequence ATGTTTTTATCACTCATATTATTTCGCAGGACTAAGCTTGTTAATTTAATTTTTTTGCTAAGTATACTACACGGCACATTTGCTTTTTCAGAAGCTGTAATTGAAGTTATCAAACGTGGTCAACCTCAACTTCCTATTGCAGGAGAAGTTTTCAGTTATTCCTTTACCCTTAGAAATATCGGAGATGAAATAGCGGAAAATTTGCTGTTTTCAGATACGCTTCCTGCTGGTTTTCATTATCAACAGAGTGAAACTCCATGTAGTGTAACCTCAACAAATCCTGATGTGGTTGAATGCAGAGCTGCTGGAAATGCATTTACTGCTCCTCAATATCAGTTGGCCGTAGGGGAAATAGTTACATTTGAGCTCTTGGTTTCGATAGAGCCGCAAATAATCGGCGTAGTAAGCAATCAAGCCACGGTGACTTTGGATAATGCAACGTATTCAGTAAATAGTTTTCCTGATGACATCACGGTTCAATCTGTCAGTGATTTAAAAGTTCAAAAATTCGCATCGAAAATTCGTGCCAAAGCGGGGCAGCAATTTGATTATCTTATGGTTGTGGAAAATAACGGTCCATCTACGGCATTTCATCCGGTAATACGGGACACATTGTTCATGCAGACAGTATCTAATGCCCAGTGGGTGAGGGCTAATGGATGTAGTTTATCTGTTCGAGACTGCGGAGGATTAACACAAGAGTTTCAATGTAACTTTGCTCTCGCAACGGGAGTTTTTGATCTTGCCACTATAGGTGCAACAACACTTCATCCGACCGGTTATTACGATTGCGATGGAGATTTACCAGGGGATCCTGGCTATGAACCTACGGTTAATGGCAGAATTGTGATGACTATAAATTTGCAGGCATACGAAGATGGCGCGTTAAATAATATTGTAGAAGTTTTTGCAGGCGATAATATTTCTACAGATCCTAATCCAGAGAATAATATAGCAACTACAGTAACTCCTTTTGATGCTTCATCGGATTTGCAAGTTACTAAAATAATTTCTTCAGACCCAGGTCAGCCTTGGATTGCTGGAGCATCGCAGGTGATCTATCAGGTAACGGTAACAAATTTGGGCATCAGCCGAGCCGAAAATGTAGTGCTAAAAGATTTTTTACCAAAAGGTGTAAGTATCGTTGATATTTCTGTTTTGAATGGTGACACAGGAAGCTGCTTGTCTGGAACTCCTGGTAATCCAGAGGATCCCATTTTATGTAAACTAGGTACGCTGACTCCAACAGGTCATCCAGAAGAAGGCGAGGGCGATACTGCAACTAAAACGGTAGAAATTACTATCAATGTTGATTCTGATTTTCCGATTGATGCAAAGACATGTGGATCAATTCTTAATAACAGTGCCTGGGCTTCCAGCGATTCTATGGATTTGGATAATAGCAACAATGCTGCATTTATTTCTGCTTTGGTAGAAGGCTCAACTGCGGATTTAAAGGTCACTAAGTTTCAAACCTCATCTCAAGAAAAAGCAGGAGATGCACTGACTTATAAAATCTTGGTACAAAATTTGGGCCCCTGTACCGCACGTATGGTGACACTGAGCGATACCGGAATTGCCGATGGAAATTTTACTATCGAAAGTCTTAACAGCGATCGAGCGATGAGTTGCAGTCCAATGGCTCCACTTAATACGGAAATCCAAGATTTTTATTTTGCATGCACGCTCGATCAACCTTTAGAACCCGTACCTCAAGCTCCTGGCGGTGGAGCGTGGACCCTCACCATGGAAATAAATGCTGATGATGGAATTACGCTGACCAATGATGCAACACTAACGCACATGGGAATTGATCCTGATCTAAAAAATAATGAAGTGCTCATTTCTGGTGATGTGGGAGCTTTAGCAGATCTTGCGGTTATTAAGCAAGCGGAAGGTGAAACAGATAATATACCTGGTTATGATACCAACTGGTTGGCAACGCAGCCTCTGCCTCACGATGTAAAGGCGGGTTTAAATCTCAGGTATACGCTTACGGTAACTAACAATGGACCATCGGCGGCAGTAAATGTTTTGTTGGTTGATAGATTGCCAGATCTACTTTCTTTTGTAAGTGCTCCTCAAAGCACACCAGCAGGCGTTAACTGTGCAATCGCAGAGATTGAAAACAAAGTGACGTGCGGTATTGGCACACTTCTTTCTGAAGAAAGTGTAGCAATTACTTTTATTATGAAAGTCAGCGAAGATGCACAGAACTTATCGATCCTAAGGAATGAAGCGGTGGTTTCTTCCGATACCATGGATCTCAACAACGAAAATAATTATTCGACTTCTCTGTCTCGTCTGATTGGAGGGCGCACTAACAATCACAATCGTGGCAACCAAGCAAATGCTCATGCATATGTTGATCTTCCGCCACCTCTTGTGCCCATAGTGCCAGCTCCAGCAGTTGTGGCAGCTGCTGAAAAAGCTCCATCTTCTGAAGCGGCTCGCGGTGCTCTTGACTTAAAGCAAAATGGTTTAGCTGAGTCAGCCGAGAAAGGGCTAGATAGCAAATCGGCATTGCAGGCCTCTGGATGTTCTACAACCAAGGGAAATGCATTAAATCTATGGATGGTGCTTTTGTTGATGGGATTAGCTAAATATCTAAATCTACGATGCAAAAAATTATTTCTTTGA
- a CDS encoding ankyrin repeat domain-containing protein: protein MRAIHILLAVIFFHLFAYSYHENLETNSLFDGNTVLHLAAANGNLPMVELLLNNGADINAINLDGQTPLHFASVHGHIAVVELLLMYGANASIIDNDGNIALHMSAKINNFYISSMLLYAGSNINARNVDGRSPVHYAAENGSFDQVELFINFGANINAADNEGNTPLHLATANNFYAIVALLLANGATPY from the coding sequence ATGAGAGCCATTCATATTTTATTGGCAGTAATCTTCTTCCACCTTTTTGCGTATTCCTATCACGAAAATTTAGAGACAAACTCCTTGTTTGATGGAAACACTGTACTCCATTTGGCTGCAGCAAATGGCAATCTTCCAATGGTCGAATTGCTTCTAAATAATGGTGCTGACATCAATGCTATTAATCTTGATGGACAAACGCCGCTTCATTTTGCAAGCGTTCATGGACATATCGCTGTAGTTGAACTGTTGCTCATGTATGGAGCTAATGCCTCAATCATCGATAACGATGGGAATATCGCTCTTCACATGTCTGCAAAAATAAATAATTTCTATATCAGCAGTATGTTGCTCTATGCTGGTTCAAACATAAACGCAAGAAATGTTGATGGCCGCTCTCCGGTTCACTATGCTGCAGAGAATGGCTCTTTTGATCAAGTGGAACTCTTCATAAATTTCGGTGCGAATATCAACGCTGCTGATAATGAAGGAAACACACCTCTTCACCTCGCTACCGCCAACAATTTTTATGCTATTGTAGCTCTGCTCCTTGCCAATGGAGCGACTCCTTACTAA
- the ttcA gene encoding tRNA 2-thiocytidine(32) synthetase TtcA produces MNERAPNERHWAGFAVSQQTSLRRKRLMRTMLNTVVDYQLIEENDHIMVAISGGKDSYTLLDLLLSAQARAPFSFKVTAVHVDQVQPGYDGKPLENWLMEHNIDHEIIREDTYSVVKEKTKPGGTYCSLCSRMRRGVLYKVASRIKANKIALGHHRDDAIETLLLNLIYAGKLQAMPPKYRTDDGQFFVIRPLIEVAERDIISYAKQKEFPILPCNLCGSQEGLKRKRMKELLDSLEQEKSDVRSVMLHAIKNVKASHLLDPRYLDGEKIFDERASKRLKVIG; encoded by the coding sequence ATGAACGAAAGAGCTCCAAATGAGCGCCACTGGGCCGGTTTTGCTGTGAGTCAACAAACAAGTTTACGACGTAAAAGACTTATGCGCACCATGCTCAACACGGTTGTTGATTACCAATTGATCGAAGAAAATGATCACATCATGGTTGCTATTTCAGGTGGCAAGGACAGTTATACTCTGCTTGACCTGCTGCTTTCAGCTCAGGCCCGAGCACCTTTTTCCTTTAAAGTTACTGCGGTGCATGTTGATCAAGTGCAGCCAGGTTATGATGGAAAACCGCTGGAAAATTGGCTTATGGAACATAACATCGATCACGAGATCATCAGAGAAGATACCTACAGCGTTGTTAAAGAAAAAACTAAACCGGGGGGGACGTATTGCTCGCTGTGCTCCCGTATGCGCAGGGGAGTGCTTTATAAAGTGGCCAGCCGAATCAAAGCTAACAAAATAGCTTTGGGCCATCACCGTGATGATGCGATTGAAACATTGCTGCTGAATTTGATCTATGCGGGAAAACTTCAAGCGATGCCTCCCAAATACCGCACCGATGATGGACAATTCTTTGTCATTCGTCCGCTGATCGAAGTAGCTGAAAGAGACATTATCTCTTATGCCAAACAAAAAGAATTCCCCATTTTACCTTGCAACCTGTGTGGATCACAAGAAGGTCTTAAGCGTAAGCGCATGAAAGAATTGCTTGATAGTTTAGAGCAAGAGAAGTCCGATGTTCGTTCGGTCATGTTGCATGCCATAAAAAATGTAAAAGCAAGCCACTTGCTTGATCCTCGTTATTTGGATGGAGAGAAAATATTTGATGAACGAGCATCAAAACGACTAAAGGTAATTGGATAG
- the uppP gene encoding undecaprenyl-diphosphatase UppP, which translates to MTLLQALLLGIVQGLTEYVPVSSSAHLVLVPNILGWQFCEKESFIFDVLVQLGTLFGVMIFFAPVIRRVVVGVIAGLVAKDPWSNSDSRMGWLVVIATMPAALIGILFKDSISGYFSSPLAACYCLIFTGFAMMLAEKFAKKFERNMNQIDALSIGFAQTLALLPGVSRSGSTIAAGIARGFSRTDAARFSFLMSIPVMLGASLVASIELFKDAELVARMAMPLLVGFISAAISGYIVIKWFMKFLGTHRLIWFSFYCISIGLLGIKFFGA; encoded by the coding sequence ATGACATTGCTGCAGGCACTACTTTTAGGAATTGTTCAAGGATTGACTGAATATGTTCCCGTATCTTCCAGTGCGCATCTTGTCTTGGTGCCTAATATTTTAGGGTGGCAGTTTTGTGAAAAAGAGTCTTTCATCTTTGATGTCCTTGTACAGCTCGGTACTTTATTTGGAGTAATGATATTTTTTGCTCCCGTCATTCGTCGAGTAGTTGTGGGGGTTATTGCTGGTCTTGTAGCTAAAGATCCGTGGTCAAATTCTGATTCGCGCATGGGGTGGTTGGTAGTGATCGCAACCATGCCTGCTGCATTGATCGGTATTTTGTTCAAAGATAGTATTTCAGGCTATTTTTCTTCGCCATTAGCAGCATGTTATTGTTTGATATTTACAGGCTTTGCTATGATGCTTGCCGAAAAATTCGCCAAAAAGTTTGAACGCAACATGAATCAGATAGATGCGCTCTCTATTGGTTTTGCTCAAACACTTGCTTTATTACCAGGGGTGAGCCGCTCAGGTTCGACCATCGCTGCTGGGATAGCGCGAGGATTTTCCCGTACTGACGCTGCCCGTTTTTCATTTTTAATGTCGATACCGGTAATGTTGGGGGCTTCTTTAGTTGCGTCTATAGAGCTTTTTAAAGATGCCGAACTTGTTGCTCGTATGGCAATGCCCTTATTGGTGGGTTTTATATCGGCGGCGATCAGTGGTTATATCGTTATAAAGTGGTTTATGAAATTTCTTGGCACCCATCGCCTGATATGGTTTTCATTTTATTGTATAAGCATTGGTCTTTTGGGTATTAAGTTTTTTGGAGCATAG
- a CDS encoding patatin-like phospholipase family protein, whose amino-acid sequence MRWYKKAPNTALVLSGGGARGAYEAGVIRYLRDELPHRIRPHVRFEILCGTSVGAINCCYLAATSHAPEAQGQGLLKLWQNLQIDRVYQLGLREILNLPRFLLGSRGRGELDDVIGPGRLGGLFNTSPMEHMVKNEIPWSRIRTNIEEGFYKALAVNATHVRSGRTHVFVEREGGGLPPWSTDPQIEARAVEIGPNHALASAAIPWVFPAVAIDGDIYSDGSIKLNTPISPALRLGADRLFVVGLKSEDIGDWRVSQEPHRIDTFPSAAYLLGKVLNALLVDKTEYDLKRLRRYNALISEGIQEFGEKFAHHLDGLMTKTRGAPYREIDTIDIRPTVDIAEIASRHLQRGSIAARAGSLVGPLLHRLGDIGVGQASDLLSYLLFDHEFASELIRLGMHDADVKRQQIIEFFSI is encoded by the coding sequence ATGCGTTGGTATAAAAAAGCCCCGAATACAGCTTTAGTTTTATCAGGAGGTGGCGCTAGAGGAGCTTACGAAGCTGGTGTTATTCGCTACCTGAGAGATGAACTTCCTCACCGAATACGCCCCCATGTTCGCTTTGAAATTTTATGCGGTACATCGGTGGGCGCAATCAATTGCTGCTATTTAGCAGCAACAAGCCACGCCCCAGAAGCTCAAGGACAAGGTCTGCTTAAATTATGGCAAAACCTACAGATCGATCGTGTATATCAACTAGGGCTTAGAGAAATTTTAAACCTGCCACGTTTTTTGCTTGGATCGCGAGGGAGAGGAGAGCTTGATGATGTAATTGGCCCAGGGCGCTTAGGCGGTCTCTTCAACACTTCACCCATGGAACACATGGTTAAAAATGAAATTCCATGGTCAAGAATACGAACTAATATCGAAGAAGGATTCTATAAAGCGCTGGCTGTCAACGCTACTCATGTTCGCTCAGGAAGAACTCATGTGTTTGTGGAAAGAGAAGGCGGTGGACTCCCACCGTGGAGCACTGACCCACAGATTGAAGCTCGAGCCGTTGAAATAGGTCCTAATCACGCTCTTGCATCTGCTGCAATTCCTTGGGTCTTTCCTGCTGTCGCAATCGATGGCGATATTTATAGCGATGGCAGTATCAAACTTAATACTCCAATTTCTCCTGCACTTCGCCTTGGGGCAGACCGTTTGTTTGTTGTTGGACTTAAAAGCGAAGATATTGGCGATTGGCGCGTCTCTCAGGAACCTCACCGAATCGATACATTTCCTTCTGCTGCATATCTTTTAGGAAAAGTTCTCAATGCGCTATTAGTTGATAAAACCGAATATGACCTAAAAAGGTTGCGCCGTTATAATGCTCTTATCAGCGAAGGTATTCAAGAATTCGGAGAGAAGTTTGCTCATCATCTTGATGGACTCATGACCAAAACGAGGGGAGCACCTTACAGAGAAATTGACACGATAGATATTAGGCCAACAGTTGATATTGCTGAAATAGCGAGCCGCCATCTACAGCGCGGATCCATCGCAGCACGTGCAGGCTCTTTGGTTGGACCCTTGCTTCATCGCTTAGGCGACATTGGTGTTGGACAGGCGAGCGATTTATTGAGCTACTTACTTTTTGATCATGAATTTGCTTCTGAGTTAATTCGGCTCGGCATGCATGATGCAGATGTAAAACGACAGCAGATTATCGAATTTTTTAGTATCTAA
- a CDS encoding TonB family protein, with protein sequence MKVRGENNLLGTKNIRRTNCLALSFILHITMLAVFSYFMKDTPIYSNHYKPQHSVSISFSKKKFDKESNQASFPVKKQAPIKLVTTDKAKNNNKNHQGLQSQKSSQNSIVPSQNLPTNLVSEQNTKNNSYGTRSKPFLLNAQDIKVPYPEQARIKRIEGTVKIKLTVAQSGKVIKADIISGPAYGLRQAALIVARKLFFLPATDDLGRAQVAQIEHEVIFKLTQSS encoded by the coding sequence ATGAAAGTTCGCGGCGAAAATAATCTACTCGGAACAAAAAATATTCGTAGAACGAATTGTCTTGCCTTATCATTTATCTTGCATATCACTATGCTCGCCGTGTTTTCATATTTCATGAAAGATACTCCCATTTACTCTAACCACTACAAGCCTCAACACTCGGTAAGCATCTCCTTTTCTAAAAAAAAGTTCGATAAGGAAAGTAATCAGGCATCTTTTCCTGTCAAAAAACAGGCACCCATAAAACTTGTTACAACTGACAAAGCAAAAAATAATAATAAAAATCACCAAGGCCTACAAAGCCAAAAAAGCTCTCAAAATAGTATAGTGCCCTCTCAAAACTTGCCAACTAATCTTGTTTCCGAACAAAACACAAAGAATAATTCTTATGGGACTCGCAGCAAACCTTTCTTGCTCAATGCTCAAGACATAAAGGTTCCATACCCAGAACAAGCTCGCATAAAACGAATTGAAGGAACAGTTAAAATAAAATTAACTGTCGCTCAAAGCGGCAAAGTAATCAAAGCCGATATCATCAGTGGACCAGCGTATGGACTCCGACAGGCTGCATTAATTGTGGCAAGAAAATTATTTTTCTTACCTGCCACCGATGATCTTGGAAGAGCACAAGTAGCTCAAATTGAACATGAAGTTATTTTTAAACTGACTCAGTCGTCTTAG
- a CDS encoding NAD(+)/NADH kinase — translation MKKISPIKDIGSLRVSVVYKHSRYVYAAQQRSNKQKNYLKKHSDIISKELFRAHEENIFCIKKVEDDLKKLAVDYSIFCRSEVKPSDLKNSFVICVGGDGTLLDASHYCVDTPVLGVNSDPKNSIGALCAATANNFLSIMQDIYDEKIIPMPVTRLSLRLNGQKKLLKPLNDILYCHKNPAALSRFYLSLGNIIESHRSSGIWVATGAGSTGGIYSSGAQAFDFSKKKAVFRVREPYWSNSDAPSLLSGTITQEQTLKITSNMSDARLFIDGPHKSLLLPLGQSLEIGVSEKPLWLFDQKNIEAKRKKILEQREPYRRFLKVE, via the coding sequence ATGAAAAAAATATCACCCATTAAAGATATCGGTAGCCTTAGGGTTAGCGTTGTCTACAAACATTCACGATATGTTTATGCTGCGCAGCAACGCTCAAACAAACAGAAAAATTATTTAAAAAAACATTCCGATATTATAAGCAAAGAACTTTTCAGAGCACATGAGGAAAATATTTTTTGCATTAAAAAAGTGGAAGACGATCTAAAAAAACTTGCTGTTGATTATTCGATTTTTTGCCGTTCTGAAGTAAAGCCTTCGGATTTAAAAAATAGCTTTGTGATTTGTGTTGGTGGTGATGGAACTTTGCTTGATGCTAGTCACTATTGTGTGGATACACCTGTTTTAGGTGTTAACTCCGATCCAAAAAACTCTATTGGTGCACTGTGTGCAGCAACTGCAAATAATTTTTTATCCATAATGCAAGATATCTATGATGAAAAAATAATTCCGATGCCGGTGACGCGATTATCTTTGCGCTTAAATGGCCAAAAAAAACTTTTAAAGCCACTCAATGACATTCTTTATTGTCACAAAAACCCAGCGGCTTTATCGCGTTTTTATCTAAGTCTGGGAAATATTATAGAGTCTCATCGTTCAAGCGGGATTTGGGTAGCAACGGGTGCTGGATCAACCGGCGGTATATATTCATCGGGAGCACAAGCGTTTGACTTTTCAAAGAAAAAAGCTGTTTTTCGAGTTCGTGAACCATACTGGAGCAATAGCGATGCACCTTCTTTGTTGTCAGGCACAATAACTCAAGAGCAAACTCTAAAAATTACCAGTAACATGAGTGATGCTCGATTATTTATCGATGGCCCCCATAAATCACTGTTGCTTCCCCTTGGACAAAGTTTGGAGATAGGCGTATCAGAAAAGCCTCTTTGGCTTTTTGATCAAAAAAATATAGAAGCAAAGCGCAAAAAAATACTTGAGCAGAGAGAGCCCTATCGTAGGTTTCTTAAAGTCGAGTAG
- a CDS encoding peroxiredoxin, which yields MLVSGDKAPNFSLRGDDGQLYSLANFKNKPLVLFFYPKDLTPGCTTEACDFSAAFEEFSKYSVSIVGISKDPLASHLRFKSAHNLRMLLLSDPDLAVHQQYGAYGTKVMYGKTSVGVIRSTFFIDEKGDIIKSWYKVRVKTHVNAVLDTVKKRS from the coding sequence GTGTTGGTAAGTGGAGATAAAGCGCCAAATTTTTCTTTGCGCGGTGATGATGGGCAACTTTATAGTTTGGCAAATTTTAAAAATAAACCTTTGGTACTATTTTTTTATCCAAAAGATCTCACCCCAGGTTGCACGACTGAAGCATGTGACTTTAGCGCAGCCTTTGAAGAATTCTCTAAATATTCAGTATCCATAGTAGGCATTTCAAAAGATCCCTTGGCCTCTCATTTGCGTTTTAAAAGTGCTCACAATCTTAGAATGCTTTTATTGAGTGATCCAGATTTAGCAGTGCATCAACAGTATGGAGCCTACGGAACGAAAGTTATGTATGGTAAAACTTCTGTGGGAGTGATACGCAGCACCTTTTTTATCGATGAAAAGGGCGATATTATCAAGTCCTGGTATAAAGTGCGCGTAAAAACCCATGTTAATGCGGTGCTTGATACAGTAAAAAAACGTTCGTGA